From Bos javanicus breed banteng chromosome 5, ARS-OSU_banteng_1.0, whole genome shotgun sequence, the proteins below share one genomic window:
- the TNFRSF1A gene encoding tumor necrosis factor receptor superfamily member 1A produces the protein MGLPTVPGLLLPLVLPALLADVYPAGVQGLVPHPGDLEKRESPCPQGKYNHPQNSTICCTKCHKGTYLYNDCPGPGRDTDCRVCAPGTYTALENHLRRCLSCSRCRDEMFQVEISPCVVDRDTVCGCRKNQYREYWGETGFRCLNCSLCPNGTVNIPCQERQDTICHCHMGFFLKGAKCISCHDCKNKECEKLCPTRPSTGKDSQDPGTTVLLPLVIVFGLCLASFASVVLACRYQRWKPKLYSIICGQSTLVKEGEPELLVPAPGFNPTTTICFNSTPSSSPVSIPPYISCDRSNFGAVASPSSETAPPHLKAGPILPGPPASTHLCTPGPPASTHLCTPGPPASTHLCTPVQKWEASAPSAPDQLADADPATLYAVVDGVPPSRWKELVRRLGLSEHEIERLELENGRHLREAQYSMLAAWRRRTPRREATLELLGRVLRDMDLLGCLENIEEALGGAARLASEPRLLR, from the exons ATGGGCCTCCCCACCGTGCCTGGCCTGCTGCTGCCACTG GTGCTTCCAGCTCTGTTGGCAGATGTGTACCCCGCAGGGGTTCAGGGGCTGGTCCCTCACCCCGGGGacctggagaagagagagagtcCCTGTCCCCAAGGAAAATATAACCACCCACAAAATAGCACCATTTGCTGCACCAAGTGCCACAAAG GTACCTATCTGTACAATGACTGTCCGGGTCCAGGGCGAGACACGGACTGCAGGGTGTGTGCCCCTGGCACCTACACTGCCTTGGAGAACCATCTCAGACGATGCCTGAGCTGCTCCAGGTGCCGGGACG AAATGTTCCAGGTGGAGATTTCGCCTTGTGTAGTGGACCGGGACACTGTGTGCGGCTGCAGGAAGAACCAGTACCGGGAATACTGGGGTGAAACTGGCTTCCGGTGTCTGAACTGCAGCCTCTGTCCCAATGGCACAGTGAATATCCCCT GCCAGGAGAGACAGGACACCATCTGCCACTGCCATATGGGCTTCTTTCTTAAAGGCGCCAAGTGCATCTCCTGTCATGA TTGTAAGAACAAGGAGTGCGAGAAGTTATGTCCAACCCGACCTTCAACTGGTAAAGACTCTCAGGACCCAG GCACTACAGTACTATTACCCCTGGTGATTGTCTTCGGGCTTTGCCTGGCATCCTTCGCCTCTGTCGTCTTAGCATGTCGCTACCAGCGGTGGAAGCCCAAGCTCTACTCCATCA tttgcGGGCAGTCGACTCTGGTAAAAGAG GGGGAGCCAGAACTCCTGGTCCCGGCCCCAGGCTtcaaccccaccaccaccatctgctTCAACTCCACCCCAAGTTCCAGTCCTGTCTCCATTCCCCCTTACATCTCCTGTGACCGGTCCAACTTCGGAGCCGTCGCATCTCCCTCCAGCGAGACGGCCCCGCCCCATCTAAAGGCTGGCCCCATCCTCCCGGGGCCTCCGGCCTCCACCCACCTCTGTACCCCGGGGCCTCCGGCCTCCACCCACCTCTGTACCCCGGGGCCTCCGGCCTCCACCCACCTCTGCACCCCAGTTCAGAAGTGGGAAGCCAGCGCCCCCAGCGCCCCCGATCAGCTCGCAGATG CCGACCCCGCGACCCTGTACGCGGTGGTGGACGGCGTGCCCCCGTCGCGCTGGAAGGAGTTGGTGCGGCGGCTGGGACTGAGCGAGCACGAGATCGAACGGCTGGAGCTGGAGAACGGGCGCCACCTGCGCGAGGCGCAGTACAGCATGCTGGCGGCCTGGCGGCGGCGCACGCCGCGCCGCGAGGCCACGCTGGAGCTGCTGGGCCGCGTGCTCAGGGACATGGACCTGCTGGGTTGCCTGGAAAACATAGAGGAGGCGCTGGGTGGCGCCGCCCGCCTCGCGTCCGAGCCCCGCCTTCTCCGGTGA